A section of the Salminus brasiliensis chromosome 10, fSalBra1.hap2, whole genome shotgun sequence genome encodes:
- the ppp1r3ca gene encoding protein phosphatase 1, regulatory subunit 3Ca, with protein sequence MSSASVLRLFEPTMPGPVMPVDVAVQLYIAHSPPLRSFLSSYEDYRARNRANSRFKPLRPCLSTKAPPEPPCLGWQSSKSKAKKKVVFADSKGMSLTAVHVFSPSDSRDGRASSRPQFEMDGLESATAALRIHTVQSRALDFPQPAGDYLDFRSRLTKNSVCLENCTLQGRVLTGTVKVRNLAFEKAVHVRVTFDSWKSYRDFECTYMNNVYGCQNTDTFSFAAELPAYVPPQNKVEFCVSYTTGGQTYWDNNDGRNYGLVVAATLKQGEGWNSPPAPPKKTQASGKQGKKGEVGFSPFSNSHNWKGLFPVPEWQGWGCIETSSPYW encoded by the exons ATGAGTTCAGCAAG CGTCCTCCGTCTCTTCGAGCCCACAATGCCGGGTCCAGTCATGCCAGTGGACGTGGCGGTGCAGCTGTACATCGCCCACTCTCCGCCCCTTCGCAGCTTCCTCAGCTCCTATGAGGACTACAGGGCCCGGAACCGGGCCAACTCCCGCTTCAAGCCCCTGCGACCCTGCCTCAGCACCAAGGCCCCGCCAGAGCCCCCCTGCCTGGGGTGGCAGTCGTCCAAAAGCAAAGCCAAGAAGAAGGTGGTGTTCGCCGACTCCAAGGGCATGTCGCTCACCGCAGTCCACGTCTTCTCTCCGTCCGACAGCAGGGACGGCAGGGCCTCGTCCCGACCGCAGTTCGAGATGGACGGGCTGGAGAGCGCAACGGCCGCCCTGCGCATCCACACGGTCCAGAGCAGGGCGCTGGACTTCCCCCAGCCGGCGGGCGACTACCTGGACTTCCGGAGCCGCCTGACCAAGAACTCGGTGTGCCTGGAGAACTGCACCCTGCAGGGGAGGGTGCTCACAGGCACAGTCAAGGTGCGCAACCTGGCCTTCGAGAAGGCCGTCCACGTCCGCGTCACCTTTGACTCCTGGAAGAGTTACCGGGACTTTGAGTGCACGTACATGAACAACGTGTACGGCTGCCAGAACACGGACACGTTCTCCTTCGCCGCGGAGCTGCCTGCATACGTGCCGCCGCAGAACAAGGTGGAGTTTTGCGTCAGCTACACCACCGGCGGGCAGACGTACTGGGACAACAACGACGGCAGGAATTATGGACTGGTGGTGGCGGCCACTTTGAAGCAGGGCGAGGGATGGAACTCGCCGCCAGCGCCGCCAAAGAAAACGCAAGCCTCGGGGAAGCAGGGGAAGAAGGGAGAGGTGGGGTTTAGTCCATTTAGCAACTCCCACAACTGGAAAGGACTTTTCCCAGTCCCTGAGTGGCAGGGCTGGGGCTGCATTGAAACCAGCTCCCCCTACTGGTAG